The following are encoded in a window of Fulvia fulva chromosome 7, complete sequence genomic DNA:
- a CDS encoding RNA polymerase II-associated protein 1 — protein sequence MSCACRQISSQVSWRPLVARTSKARMWPPASNQHLHLTHPSTLTATAMASQNKVVHQDYIARIRYSNQLPPPPNPPKLLDIPGTGLAGGQYTSAAYASRLVREQPLNIEADAELGMPIDLIGIPGVFDGDERAISARPGAQLHPADRALLKPLSTLGKAAAASGGASFLRRTEYTASQATQHFTSSTSKDLLKLRNDAKRKRPSLNKDDPINIMRNIIKGFDIAHPKDAYTGEDSQTNLRGAQITDAETKAWSNPQHPKNPSLKLLDSYPVLPDLDAIPTTGFYMIMKFEGNPLAKTDQYDHRLDTALMRPVMDEEAEAIYQEKLAAWEESDKTKTEPIREYDYDYFIPQDAAAVHGIKRKLNPNDPENDDPELYTDEVDEGKKAFKFQRLRTYETKSQKGDPREYYNHTLAMALHDPESEVGEVSGIKKRLQKGAYYYPIVQTTAVRPKRNVGRIAYQQEETKIDELNITVADPTEDLQAAQMEKRATIDPAVRTTEVA from the exons ATGTCGTGTGCTTGCCGACAGATATCGTCGCAGGTCTCGTGGCGTCCACTTGTGGCGCGCACTTCCAAGGCTCGGATGTGGCCGCCGGCATCAAATCAACACCTACACCTCACCCACCCGTCCACCCTCACAGCGACTGCGATGGCCTCACAGAACAAAGTGGTCCACCAGGACTACATTGCGCGCATACGATACTCGAACCAGCTGCCTCCTCCACCGAACCCTCCAAAGCTGCTCGACATACCAGGCACAGGACTCGCCGGCGGACAGTACACGAGCGCGGCATATGCATCGAGATTAGTGAGGGAGCAGCCGCTCAACATCGAGGCGGACGCCGAACTGGGCATGCCCATTGACCTGATTGGTATCCCTGGCGTATTCGATGGAGATGAGCGAG CCATCAGCGCGCGTCCTGGCGCACAGCTCCACCCAGCAGACAGAGCACTTCTCAAACCATTGTCAACATTGGGCAAAGCGGCAGCAGCGAGCGGAGGAGCATCGTTCTTGCGAAGAACAGAATACACAGCATCTCAGGCCACACAGCACTTCACATCCTCCACCTCCAAGGACTTGCTCAAACTGCGCAACGATGCGAAGCGAAAGAGACCCAGTCTCAACAAGGACGACCCTATCAACATTATGCGCAACATCATCAAAGGCTTCGACATTGCACACCCTAAGGACGCCTATACAGGCGAGGACAGCCAGACCAATCTCCGAGGTGCACAAATTACAGACGCCGAGACTAAGGCCTGGTCGAATCCTCAGCATCCCAAGAACCCCAGCCTCAAACTGCTCGACTCATATCCTGTACTGCCCGATCTAGATGCGATACCTACTACTGGCTTCTACATGATCATGAAGTTCGAAGGCAACCCCTTGGCCAAGACCGATCAGTACGACCACCGCCTCGATACTGCCCTCATGCGACCAGTAATGGACGAGGAGGCGGAAGCGATATACCAAGAGAAGCTAGCTGCGTGGGAAGAGTCAGACAAGACTAAGACTGAGCCCATTCGCGAGTACGATTATGACTACTTCATACCACAAGACGCTGCTGCTGTGCACGGCATCAAGCGCAAGCTCAACCCGAACGACCCCGAGAACGACGATCCGGAGCTATACACCGATGAGGTAGacgaaggcaagaaggcatTCAAGTTTCAACGGCTACGAACATACGAAACCAAGTCGCAGAAAGGAGATCCGAGGGAGTACTACAACCATACCTTGGCGATGGCACTCCACGATCCTGAATCTGAGGTTGGCGAGGTGTCAGGAATCAAGAAGAGGCTACAAAAGGGCGCATACTACTATCCGATCGTGCAGACCACTGCGGTTCGGCCGAAGCGTAATGTGGGCAGGATCGCATATCAGCAGGAAGAGACCAAGATCGATGAGCTCAATATCACGGTGGCAGATCCGACCGAGGATCTGCAGGCTGCGCAAATGGAGAAGAGAGCGACTATTGACCCGGCAGTGCGGACTACAGAGGTGGCATAG
- a CDS encoding Lysophospholipase NTE1, with protein MDRASSSLPGAVLTSSAIASAHTLADVVSSLAPKISATPPAHVAGTSSRSTLSMLGGLALGLFTVVPSVLYWIITFVTYTLPTWLFSFLSTSLTFTMNMTTLLLLLLVFASTVSWFVRYRFLNMYSRLPPEPQRKEPQIEIFPESQETDSKPGLSNYFDEFLSAIKVFGYLERPVFHELTRTMQTRKLIAGETLLLEEEKGFCLVVDGLVQIFVKSKAGSEAESPNESAIADDDEPEHRSGSHGSYQLLTEVKNGAPMSSLFSILALFTDNVKMRYDEDDDFHSSESSGNLKNQMRMPIHDEDGTPESGTDSGVQWTGAGSSRPVSRQRTHSSITGLNSFNKEPPPLTLDGSTDSYGKNSRRPSLIRGDSTRTKKARRQASAHPDIVARATVDTTIAVIPASAFHRITRIYPKATAHIVHVILTRLQRVTLATANSYLGLTDQVLRTERLMDKYTTYDLPDFLRGEALERLKDKFRKDLERVGPEEGMKGIALHNPRIAHRRRASSSLRRDAAMHTRQNVRNGSLNPDLVGGERGGISAGDLLTNIHAARSPAGRGQRGSFSQPYSAPRAMNGDTHDPSRTKRDQFNAEYNPRATMHRQESMDEDVIFRESIMECMAKAIGLTNSKDSLRQTRSVAQSPRLVSYDSKRQSAVFNNAFGFMDPFDGSQDDSESVASQSAFSIGGSVNIMEDLKNEVEIVFFPKGSVLVEEGERNPGLYYVIDGFLDVSASVDEHEASHSNLFGTMARPGGVEAPDLLGVKDRRRTSGAARSTSVSGSEHHRRQKSAHSRKSLFLIKPGGVAGYLGSISSYRSFIDVTAKTDVYVGFLPRHAIEKIVERHPVVLLTMAKRMTSLLPRLILHIDFALEWVQVNAGQAIYHQKDDSDAIYIVLNGRLRAIQENDDGEMKVIGEYGQGDSVGELEVLTETTRPGTLHAIRDTELAKFPKTLFNSLAQEHPGITIKVSKIIASRMRALIENPQNELESYNKLSVERPKVASTSNLRTVAIMPCTAGVPVVEFGNKLQSALHQIGTPNGVSVLSQSTILNHLGRHAFTKMGKLKLAQYLADLEEKYGIVIYVADTSVKSPWTQTCLSQADCIYMVGLAEGSPAIGEYERFLLTTKTTARKELILLHSERYCPSGTTRGWLKNRPWINGGHHHVQMAFRAAPEGPVHTTGPKRFGNAIKQRVQVIQAEIHKYTSRRVRQTPLFSAETPFKGDFHRLARRLCGKSVGLVLGGGGARGLAHVGIIRSLEEAGLPIDIIGGTSIGAFVGGVYAQDADVVPMYGRVKKFAGRMGSMWRFALDVTYPSASYTTGHEFNRGIFKAFGDSQIEDFWLDFYCNSTNISKSRSEIHTSGYVWRYVRASMSLAGLLPPLCDEGDMLLDGGYTDNLTVSHMKALGADQIFAVDVGALDDDRPQNYGDSLSGFWASLNRWNPFSSHPNPPTLSEIQARLAYVSSVDNLERAKSIPGCRYMRPPIEAYGTLDFGKFDEIYQVGYQYGKKFLADLREEGVLPPIEEETEEKRNLRRTMAPRRASI; from the coding sequence ATGGATCGCGCCTCGTCTTCTCTCCCGGGTGCTGTGCTCACTTCTTCGGCAATCGCCTCTGCGCACACTCTCGCCGACGTCGTCTCCTCGCTCGCGCCCAAAATATCCGCCACTCCCCCGGCCCATGTTGCAGGAACATCCTCCCGGTCGACTTTGAGCATGCTGGGAGGCCTGGCCCTGGGACTCTTCACTGTTGTTCCTAGTGTCCTCTACTGGATCATCACCTTTGTTACCTACACACTGCCAACATGGCTCTTCAGCTTCCTCTCAACGAGTCTGACCTTCACCATGAACATGACGACCCTTCTCCTCCTCCTGCTGGTCTTTGCCAGCACCGTCAGCTGGTTCGTCCGGTACAGGTTCCTGAACATGTACTCTCGTCTGCCTCCGGAGCCTCAGAGGAAGGAGCCGCAGATTGAGATCTTTCCTGAATCTCAGGAAACCGACTCCAAGCCCGGATTGTCGAACTATTTCGACGAGTTCCTCAGCGCCATCAAGGTCTTCGGCTATCTGGAACGACCAGTCTTCCACGAGTTAACGCGAACCATGCAGACTAGGAAGTTGATTGCTGGCGAAACGTTGCTGCTGGAGGAGGAGAAGGGCTTTTGTCTGGTCGTGGATGGCTTAGTCCAGATCTTTGTTAAGTCCAAAGCTGGATCCGAGGCCGAATCGCCCAACGAATCCGCTATTGCGGACGACGATGAGCCGGAACATCGTTCTGGAAGTCATGGAAGCTACCAATTACTCACCGAGGTCAAGAATGGTGCTCCGATGTCATCCCTTTTCTCCATACTGGCTTTATTCACCGACAATGTCAAGATGCGCTACGATGAAGACGACGACTTCCATTCTAGCGAATCCAGCGGAAACCTCAAAAATCAGATGCGTATGCCCATTCACGATGAAGACGGCACCCCAGAATCTGGTACTGACAGTGGCGTTCAATGGACAGGAGCTGGGTCTTCTCGACCTGTATCGCGGCAAAGAACTCATTCGAGTATAACTGGCTTGAACTCTTTCAACAAGGAGCCACCTCCGTTGACGCTTGATGGAAGCACTGACAGCTATGGCAAAAACAGCCGAAGACCAAGCCTCATTCGTGGTGACAGCACACGGACGAAGAAGGCAAGGAGGCAAGCATCAGCACATCCCGACATTGTTGCTCGCGCCACCGTTGACACCACAATTGCTGTAATACCAGCGAGTGCTTTTCACAGAATCACCAGGATATACCCGAAAGCGACTGCACACATAGTGCATGTAATCCTGACCAGACTGCAGCGTGTGACGTTAGCTACAGCCAACTCGTACTTGGGCTTAACAGATCAGGTGCTACGCACTGAGCGATTGATGGACAAATACACTACCTACGATCTGCCAGACTTCCTGCGAGGCGAAGCATTAGAACGACTGAAGGACAAGTTCAGAAAGGATCTCGAGCGTGTAGGCCCGGAAGAAGGCATGAAAGGTATTGCCTTGCATAATCCGCGTATCGCACACCGCAGGCGCGCTAGTAGCAGTCTACGGCGCGATGCGGCAATGCATACTCGTCAGAATGTCCGCAACGGTAGCCTTAATCCAGACCTCGTCGGCGGCGAAAGAGGTGGAATCAGCGCCGGTGATCTCCTGACCAATATACATGCTGCTCGATCTCCAGCTGGACGTGGGCAGAGAGGCAGCTTTTCACAGCCATATTCTGCCCCTCGAGCGATGAACGGTGACACTCATGACCCTTCGAGGACAAAACGCGATCAGTTTAACGCCGAATATAACCCACGAGCGACTATGCACAGGCAAGAATCGATGGACGAAGATGTCATCTTTCGGGAATCAATCATGGAATGTATGGCCAAAGCGATCGGTCTAACCAACTCGAAAGACAGCCTACGACAGACTAGATCAGTCGCTCAGTCACCTCGTTTGGTCTCTTATGATTCGAAGCGACAAAGCGCCGTCTTCAATAACGCATTCGGGTTCATGGATCCGTTCGATGGCTCGCAGGATGACTCGGAGTCTGTCGCCTCACAGTCTGCTTTCAGTATTGGAGGGTCTGTCAACATCATGGAAGATCTGAAGAACGAAGTCGAGATTGTGTTCTTTCCAAAGGGCTCAGTCCTGGTCGAAGAAGGTGAGCGGAATCCTGGACTGTACTACGTGATCGACGGCTTTCTTGATGTTAGTGCCTCGGTCGACGAGCACGAGGCCTCACATTCGAATCTGTTCGGCACTATGGCTAGACCTGGTGGGGTCGAGGCCCCAGATCTACTAGGCGTGAAAGACAGACGGAGAACTTCGGGAGCCGCAAGATCAACATCGGTTTCAGGGTCGGAACACCATCGAAGACAAAAGTCAGCACACTCACGCAAAAGTCTCTTCCTGATCAAGCCTGGTGGAGTCGCTGGCTATCTCGGAAGCATATCGTCTTATCGCTCGTTCATCGACGTTACAGCGAAGACGGACGTCTATGTTGGCTTCCTACCGCGCCACGCCATTGAAAAAATCGTCGAACGCCATCCGGTCGTACTCCTGACTATGGCCAAGAGGATGACCAGTCTCTTGCCTCGGCTGATACTGCACATCGACTTCGCGCTGGAGTGGGTTCAGGTCAACGCAGGTCAAGCTATCTATCACCAGAAAGACGACAGCGATGCTATCTACATCGTCCTCAACGGTCGCCTGCGAGCCATACAAGAAAACGATGATGGTGAGATGAAGGTCATTGGTGAGTATGGACAGGGCGATAGTGTTGGAGAGCTCGAAGTCTTGACCGAGACTACCCGGCCAGGGACTCTACACGCCATCCGCGATACAGAGCTTGCCAAATTCCCGAAGACGCTCTTCAATAGCTTGGCACAGGAGCACCCTGGAATCACCATCAAAGTGTCGAAGATTATCGCCTCGCGCATGCGAGCCCTGATAGAGAACCCTCAGAACGAGCTCGAAAGCTACAACAAGCTTTCCGTCGAAAGGCCCAAGGTGGCGTCCACCAGCAACCTGCGGACTGTGGCTATCATGCCATGCACCGCTGGTGTGCCAGTCGTCGAATTTGGCAACAAGCTGCAAAGTGCTCTGCATCAAATAGGCACACCGAATGGGGTGTCCGTGCTCAGTCAGTCTACGATCTTAAATCACCTGGGGCGACATGCATTCACCAAGATGGGCAAGCTCAAGCTGGCTCAGTATTTGGCAGATCTCGAAGAGAAGTATGGCATCGTCATATACGTGGCGGACACAAGCGTCAAGTCACCGTGGACGCAAACATGTCTCAGCCAGGCCGACTGCATCTACATGGTCGGTCTTGCTGAAGGGTCTCCAGCGATCGGCGAATACGAGCGATTCCTGCTAACGACGAAGACGACGGCCCGCAAAGAGCTTATCCTGCTGCATTCGGAGCGCTACTGCCCCTCTGGCACGACTCGAGGTTGGCTCAAGAACAGACCTTGGATCAATGGAGGACATCACCATGTTCAGATGGCGTTCAGGGCAGCGCCAGAAGGTCCCGTCCACACCACTGGACCGAAGCGCTTTGGTAATGCCATCAAGCAGCGTGTTCAAGTCATCCAGGCAGAAATACACAAGTACACTTCGCGGCGTGTTCGACAAACGCCGCTGTTCTCTGCGGAGACACCTTTCAAGGGCGACTTCCATCGCTTGGCAAGGAGACTGTGCGGCAAGTCTGTTGGTCTTGTACTCGGCGGAGGTGGCGCAAGAGGTCTGGCGCACGTTGGCATTATCAGATCGCTCGAAGAAGCCGGCTTACCTATAGACATTATTGGCGGTACATCCATCGGCGCCTTTGTAGGCGGTGTCTACGCCCAAGATGCGGACGTGGTGCCAATGTATGGACGAGTCAAGAAGTTTGCCGGGCGCATGGGCAGCATGTGGCGCTTTGCTCTGGACGTCACCTACCCATCAGCATCCTACACTACCGGCCACGAGTTCAACCGTGGCATCTTCAAGGCATTCGGTGACTCGCAAATCGAGGACTTCTGGCTTGACTTCTACTGCAACTCCACCAACATCTCCAAGTCCCGCTCGGAGATCCACACGAGCGGGTACGTGTGGCGATACGTTCGAGCTTCGATGTCTTTGGCAGGTCTGCTACCTCCCCTCTGCGACGAAGGTGACATGCTCCTCGACGGTGGTTACACCGATAACCTCACAGTCTCACACATGAAGGCTCTTGGCGCGGACCAAATCTTCGCTGTCGACGTCGGCGCTCTCGACGATGACAGACCTCAAAACTACGGAGATTCCCTTTCCGGCTTCTGGGCCTCTCTCAACCGCTGGAATCCATTCTCCTCGCACCCCAATCCGCCTACATTATCCGAGATCCAAGCTAGGCTGGCATATGTCAGCTCTGTCGATAACCTCGAGCGCGCAAAGAGTATCCCTGGATGTAGATACATGCGTCCACCCATCGAGGCGTACGGTACGTTGGACTTTGGCAAGTTTGATGAGATCTATCAGGTTGGGTATCAGTATGGCAAGAAGTTCTTGGCGGATTTGAGGGAGGAGGGGGTTTTGCCGCCGATTGAGGAGGAGACGGAGGAGAAGAGGAATTTGAGGAGGACTATGGCGCCGAGGAGGGCGAGTATATGA